From one Rosa rugosa chromosome 4, drRosRugo1.1, whole genome shotgun sequence genomic stretch:
- the LOC133742025 gene encoding uncharacterized protein LOC133742025 isoform X1, producing the protein MREEKPLKVAIDSGVFGYEQETYLNKDDIIEFCSMEPLSTVCMTIYMRHLWSSLKKDHKDNLYGFADPSSFSHDSGKRDERSFALSVRLEKSKEQQLIFAPYNFGFHWVMVVINPYSDMVYYLDSLNPVDIDHGLKGVIDVALRMLFNAQKGRNRKNAIWKIIQCPTQAGKVECGYYVMRFMKAIIEDPTILTRSKFNNQSYNQEEIDDVRVEWADLVETLLQDDVE; encoded by the exons ATGCGAGAAGAAAAACCATTGAAGGTGGCCATTGATTCTGGTGTCTTTGGATATGAACAAGAAACTTACCTTAACAAAGATGACATCATTGAATTTTGTTCGATGGAACCACTGTCTACTGTTTGCATGACAATCTACATGAG ACATCTATGGTCATCATTAAAGAAAGATCATAAGGATAACTTGTATGGATTTGCGGATCCATCTTCCTTCTCTCATGATTCTGGAAAACGAGATGAAAGATCGTTTGCGTTGTCAGTAAGATTAGAGAAAAGCAAGGAACAACAATTGATTTTTGCTCCTTACAATTTTGG GTTTCACTGGGTTATGGTTGTAATTAATCCTTATAGTGATATGGTGTATTACTTGGACTCTCTTAATCCTGTTGACATAGATCATGGATTAAAAGGTGTTATAGACGT CGCTCTAAGAATGTTATTTAATGCCCAAAAAGGAAGGAATCGGAAAAATGCTATTTGGAAAATCATACAG TGTCCTACTCAAGCTGGAAAAGTGGAATGTGGATATTACGTAATGAGGTTCATGAAAGCAATCATTGAAGATCCAACCATATTAACAAGAAGCAAG TTCAACAACCAAAGTTACAATCAAGAAGAGATAGATGATGTTCGAGTAGAGTGGGCTGATCTTGTTGAAACATTACTCCAAGATGATGTAGAATAG
- the LOC133742025 gene encoding uncharacterized protein LOC133742025 isoform X2, producing MREEKPLKVAIDSGVFGYEQETYLNKDDIIEFCSMEPLSTVCMTIYMRHLWSSLKKDHKDNLYGFADPSSFSHDSGKRDERSFALSVRLEKSKEQQLIFAPYNFGALRMLFNAQKGRNRKNAIWKIIQCPTQAGKVECGYYVMRFMKAIIEDPTILTRSKFNNQSYNQEEIDDVRVEWADLVETLLQDDVE from the exons ATGCGAGAAGAAAAACCATTGAAGGTGGCCATTGATTCTGGTGTCTTTGGATATGAACAAGAAACTTACCTTAACAAAGATGACATCATTGAATTTTGTTCGATGGAACCACTGTCTACTGTTTGCATGACAATCTACATGAG ACATCTATGGTCATCATTAAAGAAAGATCATAAGGATAACTTGTATGGATTTGCGGATCCATCTTCCTTCTCTCATGATTCTGGAAAACGAGATGAAAGATCGTTTGCGTTGTCAGTAAGATTAGAGAAAAGCAAGGAACAACAATTGATTTTTGCTCCTTACAATTTTGG CGCTCTAAGAATGTTATTTAATGCCCAAAAAGGAAGGAATCGGAAAAATGCTATTTGGAAAATCATACAG TGTCCTACTCAAGCTGGAAAAGTGGAATGTGGATATTACGTAATGAGGTTCATGAAAGCAATCATTGAAGATCCAACCATATTAACAAGAAGCAAG TTCAACAACCAAAGTTACAATCAAGAAGAGATAGATGATGTTCGAGTAGAGTGGGCTGATCTTGTTGAAACATTACTCCAAGATGATGTAGAATAG